In Rosa rugosa chromosome 4, drRosRugo1.1, whole genome shotgun sequence, the genomic stretch CATAATCTAACTGTGCACACCACAGCCTGTGCCCAGTATTTGAGCCTCGCCTTCACAACCTCTGGATGGTCACATGGACAAGCAAAGATTCACCACAGATCAGAAGTTTAAGCACTTCAATCAATCGAAATGGATAAAAAGACGGCAACAaaagacagaaaaaaaaaatctataacaTTGAGCAACAAAATGGAGAGAAACCCAAATCACTAACTAGGACTAGAGATCTTCCAATTGGCAATCGGACTGGACACAAAAGAGCAGGAATCCAATGCAGCAGGAGAGGTCTCCGGCGACTTGTCCATGAACCTCTGGCTCATAGAGTAACAAAGCTCAAGAGCAGGCAAGGTGTTACAGAGCTCGGGAATTTCTTCATAGCTGAACCCAAATCCCAGATCCAAGCACCCTTTGAGCTCATCGAGATCCTCATCCGTTAAGCTCTTGGTCCTCGACAGATCGTCCTCATCAGCCGAATCAACATACCCTTCAAGCAAAAcctgattcttcttcttcttcttcttcttgctgccGCTCGACGATAAGCTCCTTAGCTTGGGCAATTCTCCTTCTTCCCGCTCCACTTGTCGGTTGAatgtagaagaagaaaagattgatTCCAATGACTCATTTGTTTCCTCCTCATTTGGGTTTTCTTGGATTGATGAAGAAACCCAAGATTCtgccatttctctctctctctctgtagtGTGCAGATCGAAACTTCACCTCCCTCGACGTGTGAGAGTTCCTCGGAGACTCTGCCAGCGACGACAAATCTTGTGGCCGTAGCTCGTCCATCTCCAACAAGTCGTTGCCGTTGATTTGTAGAGGACTATGACTATGACTATATGAGAGAGGTAATATACACAAAcgaaaactctctctctctctctctctctgtgtagCTTAGCTGTTGTGTAAGTGAAAAATCTAGGATTGCAGAGAGATAGGAGAgaggtttggagaagatgaacagttAAAGGACGACcatacccttgaaaagttaacccAGTTAACagttttactgttcctaggtacGTATCTTGGGTCGGGGTtaaaagtccaggtaccaatctgatattttttgaacttaaggtacgaaagttattagtggccgaaagttcaggtactgtttgtgagtttttccctttGATGAATATgtcagtagttttttttttttttttgaaataaaattcCGAGCTTTTATTAATCAATTATGATGATTACAATCGTACATAATGGCATCCAAGATTAACTCTGGAGCTTGAGCGAACCACTCAAAATAACCTTCATTTTCAAAGGCATGACTAGCTAGCCTATGAGCAGCACAATTTGCAGAACGAAAAGCATGAACAAAAGATATTTCTTGAAACACGTACCTTTGCACTACTTTGATATCCTCAATGAGAGGACTATAAACAGACATATCAGGCACCTCTGAAGTTATTGCTTGGATGGCAACTAAGCAATCACTTTCAATAATCACTTTATCAACCATCATAGCTTGACACAAATCCATACCTGCTCGTATAGCCACCAATTCAATGTGTAGTGCTGCTGTAACATGACTAACCTGATGCGCAATAGCAGCAACAAATCCACCCTGATCATTCCGGATGATGCCTCCTACTGCACCATAGCCCACTGATGGAAAAAAAGCACCATCAGTATTCAACTTAAGGATACCTGCCTGTGGTGCCTTCCAGAATTGGTGGGCacgacctttcttcttcttatatAATTTCCATTAGGATACCTATTAAGTAAGAAGCTTTCATACCAAGTCATAGTACTCAAAGAAATAGCTACTGCACTTTGAGACTTATCTGACCATAATTTCTCATTTCGATTCTTCCACAATGCCCAAACTGTCATAAGAAGCTTTGCAAAAATATCAGAAGACATGGTGGTTGCCTGTTCTAATAACATCCACTCCTTGAAACTAAAGGAATGTGACATATACAGAGGCAAATTAAAAGGAGCAGCACCCAATATCTCTTTGGCCATCGGACAAGCGCAAAAGACATGCCTACCATCCTCATACGGGTGAGTACACAACAAACAACCCAACTCTCCTATATATCCTTTAGTAGTTAACCGATCCCGTGTAGGCAACAAATTATTACACGCCCTCCATAGACAAATTCGAACTTTCCCTGGGACCCTAGCATGCCATAAAGCCTTCCAAATTAAGCATTTCAAAAGGATCACCCACAGATGTTGAAGCCCTCAAATTATTTAACACAATATCTCGAGCCACCCAATAAGCACCCTTCACATAATAAAATCCTTTTCTCTCCAGTTTCCAAGTTATTCTATCACTCCTCACATTTCGACTCAAAGGAATGCACATAATTTTTGCCACTATATTAGGAGCAAATATAGAATGAAGTACCTGTGCAGACCACGTCTTGAAGCTACCATCTATCAATTCTGCCACATTATCAAGTTCACAATGAACCGGTCTAACTAGGGTACCATCAGGCACATCCGGTATCCAATTCTCCTTCCATATATCAATCTGCTGCCTTGTACCAACCTGCCATTGAACTCTAGCTTGCAATACCAGTCTACTTGTCAAAATTGACCGCCAAGAGAAAGATGGAGACTCCCCCATATCTGCCTCCCAAAAAGAACAATTCGAGTAATATCTAGCTTTAAACAATCTAGCAATTAAAGAAGAAGGATTCGAAATTAATCTCCACCCCTGCTTGGCTAGCATAGCCAAATTGTAAGCATATAAGTTTTTAAAACTCATTCCACCCTCTGCTTTAGTAAGACACATCTTATCCCAAGACTTCCAATGAATCTTCCTCTTATCATCTGTATCCCCCCA encodes the following:
- the LOC133744657 gene encoding uncharacterized protein LOC133744657 — protein: MAESWVSSSIQENPNEEETNESLESIFSSSTFNRQVEREEGELPKLRSLSSSGSKKKKKKKNQVLLEGYVDSADEDDLSRTKSLTDEDLDELKGCLDLGFGFSYEEIPELCNTLPALELCYSMSQRFMDKSPETSPAALDSCSFVSSPIANWKISSPSDHPEVVKARLKYWAQAVVCTVRLCS